The sequence GCGATCTCAGCCGCACGGTCGATGACGGGCTTTCCTACGAGGAGATCCTCGAACGTTTCCGGGGCCGGCTGGGCGGCGAGGCGCGCATCATCGCCCGCTCGTTGATTGCCGCGCGTGGCACCCGTTCCGCCGACGACGGTCTGCAGGGTGACCACTGAATGATCCCTATGGTCAAGCCCAGCCTGGACGCCAGCACTGTGTATGACGTCTGCACAGCCACAGCCCGTCCTACTGGCGTTCGCAAGGCGCTGCAAGGGCTTAAGGAAACTGTTGTAAAGGCGGCGACCGCATACGAGGTCGCCGCAGCCCAGCAGGCCCAGCACACCCTCAATCACCTCAAACATCAGCCTGAGGGCGAGTCGGCCGCCAAGGGCGGTATCAACGAAGAGCTGAAGAAGACCTATGTCAACCGCATGGTTGGCGGGGCCGGACGCTCTGTCTACGACAAACTTCGCGGCAGCTGCCACGGGCTGTGCGCCCTATGCGGGCATGGTGCCGCGGATACCCTCGACCATCAGCTGCCGAAGGACTCCTTCCCGCTGCTGTCCGTCGTCCCCGTTAACCTCGTCCCGGCCTGCTCTAGGTGCAACCATAAAAAGAAGGAGGAGGCACCGACGCACGCGGGTGACCAGACCCTCCACCCGTACTTCGACGGGGATGTCCACGATCATCTGTGGTTGTTTGCTCGGATCACCGGCCCCCCTAAGCCCTCAGTGATCTTCTACGTCGACCCTCCAGCGGACATGCCGCCCGCCTTTGCCGCGCGTGCCCGCCACCACTTCGCCACGCTGGAACTGTCGGTCCTCTACAACTCGCAGATCGCCTACGAGCTGCGCTCCCTCGGCATGAGCCTGGCCAAACACCCCTTGCCGCCTGCAGAGCTGCGAGAGCACCTGCAGGAGACCGCAGAGATCAAGGCCGCTGTCGAGGGGCGTAACTCCTGGAAGGCGGCGCTGTACCGAGGGCTCGTTGACAGCGCCTGGTATGTGGAAGGCGGTTGGGAAGAGCCCTGGAAGTGATACCCAAAACCGTTGCCCACATACTGCCGTCATGGTCGGTGAAAACGATGGAGTCAATGCTGGGGTCTCGCCTCCGATATCTTTGCAGGAACGACTGAGCAGCAGTCGGATAGGATCCGCGCAGCCGCGGTGGCGGGGATGCCGGCCGGATGGCGTCGGAAGCGCCCTCGCAGCCCCTGGGTGGCGGGCGGAGTGGGCATGGCGACCGGGAGGTGTTGCGCCACGGTCGCGTTCGTAAGTCGGAACTGAAAGTTGCTGACCTATTCAAGACCTCCACGAGGCCTCCTCCGTTATAGGTCGAGAGGGCTTTCAACTCAA is a genomic window of Streptomyces sp. YPW6 containing:
- a CDS encoding HNH endonuclease, which produces MVKPSLDASTVYDVCTATARPTGVRKALQGLKETVVKAATAYEVAAAQQAQHTLNHLKHQPEGESAAKGGINEELKKTYVNRMVGGAGRSVYDKLRGSCHGLCALCGHGAADTLDHQLPKDSFPLLSVVPVNLVPACSRCNHKKKEEAPTHAGDQTLHPYFDGDVHDHLWLFARITGPPKPSVIFYVDPPADMPPAFAARARHHFATLELSVLYNSQIAYELRSLGMSLAKHPLPPAELREHLQETAEIKAAVEGRNSWKAALYRGLVDSAWYVEGGWEEPWK